In Penaeus monodon isolate SGIC_2016 chromosome 43, NSTDA_Pmon_1, whole genome shotgun sequence, one DNA window encodes the following:
- the LOC119568085 gene encoding probable cyclin-dependent serine/threonine-protein kinase DDB_G0292550, with translation MKALVVVALAAAAVGQQFQQQRQYDTAVRLATPGYFQQGGSFTSPSFRNTNSQLQGDSFQNSFQTATSDSNSFRQSGLFQNSNQLQRNADTNTNQFQTTSFPQSSFDSNAFQQNSGSPFQQNSNAQSGNSFFQSGSNQFGSDNRFQTNTNQINSGSRFQSSFDNQNSNNRFQSSFDNQNSNNRFQSTFDNQDSNNRFQSTFNNQDSNNRFQSTFNNQNSNNRFSQNSQSSSFLRSGSSFDSSTDSVSGVFEPLNLPSGASALLGSITSSFSCLDRPYGYYADQDNSCRVFHVCNPTLFSNGAVETYQYSFMCGEGSVFDQKELACVAESSAIPCQESSSYFYTNEQFGRPEDKSLYYDYLLVCPLDKAPWRAYTAYAESQTDLPKTFDRVYRPSQPDYIRTRHSSQVIVGRTSPHVTDMKALVVVALAAAAVGQQFQQQRQYDTAVRLATPGYFQQGGSFTSPSFRNTNGQLQGDSFQNSFQTATSDSNSFRQSGLFQNSNQLQRNADTNTNQFQTTSFQQSSFDSNAFQQNSGSPFQQNSNIPIQLRQPGFQQPIPSTFDNQDSTRFQSNFDNQNSNNRFQSTFNNQDSNRFQSTFNNQDSSNRFSQNSQSSSFLRSSSSFDSSSDSVSGVFEPLNLPSGASALLGSITSSFSCLDRPYGYYADQDNSCRVFHVCNPTLFSNGAVETYQYSFMCGEGSVFNQKELACVAESSAIPCQESSSYFYTNEQFGRPEDKSF, from the exons ATGAAGGCTCTCGTTGTTG TTGCACTGGCAGCTGCCGCCGTCGGCCAGCAGTTCCAGCAGCAAAGGCAGTATGACACTGCCGTCCGCCTTGCTACGCCCGGATACTTCCAACAAGGCGGAAgcttcacctctccttccttccgcaACACAAATAGCCAACTGCAAGGCGATTCCTTCCAGAACTCTTTCCAAACTGCCACTTCAGATAGCAACAGCTTCCGTCAGTCTGGACTCTTCCAGAACAGCAACCAGCTCCAAAGGAATGCTGACACCAACACCAACCAGTTCCAGACTACTTCATTCCCGCAGAGTTCCTTCGACTCGAATGCCTTCCAGCAGAACAGCGGAAGTCCATTCCAGCAGAACTCAAACGCTCAGTCTGGCAACAGCTTCTTCCAGTCAGGTTCCAATCAGTTTGGTTCCGACAACCGATTCCAGACCAACACTAATCAGATCAATTCCGGAAGCAGATTCCAGTCCAGCTTCGACAACCAAAATTCCAACAACAGATTCCAGTCAAGCTTCGACAACCAGAATTCCAACAACAGATTCCAGTCCACCTTTGACAACCAGGATTCCAACAACAGATTCCAGTCCACCTTCAACAACCAGGATTCCAACAACAGATTCCAGTCCACCTTCAACAACCAGAATTCCAACAACAGATTCTCTCAGAACTCTCAGTCCAGTTCCTTCCTTCGATCCGGTTCGTCGTTCGATTCCTCCACTGACTCCGTCAGCGGAGTCTTCGAGCCTCTGAACCTTCCCTCCGGCGCCAGTGCCTTACTGGGAAGCATCACCAGCTCCTTCAGCTGCCTCGACCGTCCCTACGGCTACTACGCTGACCAGGACAACTCATGCCGTGTCTTCCACGTGTGCAACCCAACACTCTTCTCCAACGGCGCCGTCGAAACCTATCAGTACAG CTTCATGTGCGGCGAGGGTTCCGTGTTCGACCAGAAGGAGCTGGCTTGCGTAGCGGAGTCGTCCGCCATCCCCTGCCAGGAATCCTCCAGCTACTTCTACACCAACGAGCAGTTTGGACGCCCTGAAGATAAATCGTT gtattatgattatttattagtGTGCCCTCTAGACAAGGCTCCTTGGCGAGCATATACAGCATATGCTGAAAGCCAGACt GACCTGCCCAAGACCTTTGATCGAGTGTACCGCCCTTCACAGCCGGACTATATAAGGACGAGGCATAGCAGCCAGGTCATAGTCGGACGCACTTCTCCGCACGTGACAGACATGAAGGCTCTCGTTGTTG TGGCGTTGGCAGCTGCTGCCGTCGGCCAGCAGTTCCAGCAGCAAAGGCAATATGACACTGCCGTCCGCCTTGCCACGCCCGGATACTTCCAACAAGGCGGAAgcttcacctctccttccttccgcaACACGAATGGCCAACTGCAAGGCGATTCCTTCCAGAACTCTTTCCAAACTGCCACTTCAGACAGCAACAGCTTCCGTCAGTCTGGACTCTTCCAGAACAGCAACCAGCTCCAAAGGAATGCTGACACCAACACCAACCAGTTCCAGACTACTTCATTCCAGCAGAGCTCCTTCGACTCGAATGCCTTCCAGCAGAACAGCGGAAGTCCATTCCAGCAGAACTCAAAC ATTCCAATCCAACTTCGACAACCAGGATTCCAACAACCGATTCCGTCCACCTTTGACAACCAGGATTCCACCAGATTCCAGTCAAACTTCGACAACCAGAATTCCAACAACAGATTCCAGTCCACCTTCAACAACCAGGATTCCAACCGATTCCAATCCACCTTTAACAACCAAGATTCCAGCAACCGCTTCTCTCAGAACTCTCAGTCCAGTTCCTTCCTTCGATCCAGTTCGTCATTCGATTCCTCCAGTGACTCCGTCAGCGGAGTCTTCGAGCCTCTGAACCTTCCCTCCGGCGCCAGTGCCTTACTGGGAAGCATCACCAGCTCCTTCAGCTGCCTCGACCGTCCCTACGGCTACTACGCTGACCAGGACAACTCATGCCGTGTCTTCCACGTGTGCAACCCAACACTCTTCTCCAACGGCGCCGTCGAAACCTATCAGTACAG CTTCATGTGCGGCGAGGGTTCCGTGTTCAACCAGAAGGAGCTGGCTTGTGTAGCGGAGTCGTCCGCCATCCCCTGCCAGGAATCCTCCAGCTACTTCTACACCAACGAGCAGTTTGGACGCCCTGAAGATAAATCGTTTTAA
- the LOC119568084 gene encoding rho GTPase-activating protein gacF-like, whose amino-acid sequence MTLPSALPLPDTSNRAEASPLLPSATRMADCKAIPSRTLSKLPLQTATASVSLDSSRTATSSKGMLTPTPTSSRLLHSSRVPSTRMPSSRTAEVHSSKTQMLSLETASSQVPISLILTTDSRPASSTRIPTTDSSLPSNNQDSNNRFQSSFNNQNSNNRFPSSFNNQDSNNRFQSTFNNQDSSNRFSQNSQASSFLRSGSSIDSSVNSVSGVFEPLNLPSGASFLLGSISSSFNCLDRPYGYYADQDNSCRVFHVCNPALFSNGAVETYQYSFMCGEGTVFDQKELACVTESSAIPCQESSNYFYTNEQFGRPKTRHFKRNQREFSGVMDYFVDDLQCDRNSPNAQTSYIFST is encoded by the exons ATGACACTGCCGTCCGCCTTGCCACTCCCGGATACTTCCAACAGGGCGGAAgcttcacctctccttccttccgcaACACGAATGGCCGACTGCAAGGCGATTCCTTCCAGAACTCTTTCCAAACTGCCACTTCAGACAGCAACAGCTTCCGTCAGTCTGGACTCTTCCAGAACAGCAACCAGCTCCAAAGGAATGCTGACACCAACACCAACCAGTTCCAGACTACTTCATTCCAGCAGAGTTCCTTCGACTCGAATGCCTTCCAGCAGAACAGCGGAAGTCCATTCCAGCAAAACTCAAATGCTCAGTCTGGAAACAGCTTCCAGTCAGGTTCCAATCAGTTTGATTCTGACAACCGATTCCAGACCAGCTTCATCAACCAGAATTCCAACAACAGATTCCAGTCTGCCTTCAAACAACCAGGACTCCAACAACCGATTCCAGTCCAGCTTCAACAACCAGAATTCCAACAACCGATTCCCGTCCAGCTTCAACAACCAGGATTCCAACAACCGATTCCAGTCCACCTTCAACAATCAGGATTCCAGCAACCGCTTCTCTCAGAACTCTCAGGCCAGTTCCTTCCTCCGATCCGGTTCGTCGATCGATTCCTCCGTTAACTCCGTCAGTGGCGTCTTCGAGCCTCTGAACCTTCCCTCTGGTGCTAGCTTCCTGTTGGGGAGTATCTCGTCCTCCTTCAACTGCCTCGACCGTCCCTACGGCTACTACGCTGACCAGGACAACTCATGCCGTGTCTTCCACGTGTGCAACCCAGCACTCTTCTCCAATGGCGCCGTCGAAACCTACCAGTACAG CTTCATGTGCGGCGAGGGAACCGTGTTCGACCAGAAGGAGCTGGCTTGCGTAACGGAGTCGTCCGCCATCCCCTGCCAGGAATCCTCCAACTACTTCTACACCAACGAGCAGTTTGGACGCCCGAAGACAAGGCACTTTAAGAGGAATCAGAGAGAATTCTCTGGAGTGATGGATTATTTCGTTGATGATCTGCAGTGtg ACAGAAATTCTCCAAATGCTCAAACCTCTTACATTTTTTCAACCTGA
- the LOC119568086 gene encoding putative uncharacterized protein DDB_G0282133 translates to MPGPAPTSDRVSRPPQPDYIRTRHSSQVIVGRTSPHVTDMKALVVVALAATAVGQQFQLQRQYDTAVRLATPGYFQQGGSFTSPSFRNTNGQLQGDSFQNSFQTATSDSNSFRQSGLFQNSNQLQRNADTNTNQFQTFPAELLRLECLPAEHGSPFQQNSNAQSGNSFFQSGSNQFGSDNRFQTNTNQINSGSRFQSIFDNQDSNNRFQSSFNNQDSNQFQSTFNNQGFQQQIPIHLIPTTDSSPPSTTRIPATASLKNSQSSSFLRSGSSFDSSTDSVSGVFEPLNLPSGASALLGGITSSFNCLDRPYATTLTRTTHPCLPRVPTQHFSQKAPSNLPVQVIQLIIHKVNIDVIIYLFMCGEGSVFDQKELACVAESSAIPCQESSNYYYTNEQFGRPAPTFDRVSRPSQPDYIRTRHSSQVIVGRTSHMTDMKVLVVVALAAATVGQQFQLQRQYDTAVRLATPGFFQQGGSFTSPSFRNTNGQLQGDSFQNSFQTATSDSNSFRQSGLFQNSNQLQRNADTNTNQFQTTSFQQSSFDSNAFQQNSGSPFQQNSNAQSGNSFFQSGSNQFGSDNRFQTNTNQINSRSRFQSSFDNQNSINRLQSSINNQDSNNRFQSTFNNQNSNNRFQSTFNNQDSNNRFQSTFNNQDSSNRFSQNSQSSSFLETGSSFDSSSDSVSGVFEPLNLPSGASALLGSITSSFSCLDRPYGYYADQDNSYRVFHVCNPTLFSNGAVETYQYSFMCGEGSVFDQKELACVAESSAIPCQESTSYFYTNEQFGRPEDKSF, encoded by the exons atgCCAGGACCTGCCCCGACCTCTGATCGAGTGTCCCGCCCTCCACAGCCGGACTATATAAGGACGAGGCATAGCAGCCAGGTCATAGTCGGACGCACTTCTCCGCACGTGACAGACATGAAGGCTCTCGTTGTTG TTGCACTGGCAGCTACTGCCGTTGGCCAGCAGTTCCAGCTGCAAAGGCAGTATGACACTGCCGTCCGCCTTGCCACTCCCGGGTACTTCCAGCAGGGCGGAAGCTTCACCTCACCTTCCTTCCGCAACACAAATGGCCAACTGCAAGGCGACTCCTTCCAGAACTCTTTCCAAACTGCCACTTCAGACAGCAACAGCTTCCGTCAGTCTGGACTCTTCCAGAACAGCAACCAGCTCCAAAGGAATGCTGACACCAACACCAACCAGTTCCAGACTTTTCCCGCAGAGCTCCTTCGACTCGAATGCCTTCCAGCAGAACACGGAAGTCCATTCCAGCAGAACTCAAACGCTCAGTCTGGCAACAGCTTCTTCCAGTCAGGTTCCAATCAGTTTGGTTCCGACAACCGATTCCAGACCAACACTAATCAGATCAATTCCGGAAGCCGATTCCAGTCCATCTTCGACAACCAGGATTCCAACAACAGATTCCAGTCAAGCTTCAACAACCAGGATTCCAACCAATTCCAATCCACCTTCAATAACCAAGGATTCCAACAACAGATTCCAATCCACCTT ATTCCAACAACAGATTCCAGTCCACCTTCAACAACAAGGATTCCAGCAACCGCTTCTCTCAAAAACTCTCAGTCCAGTTCCTTCCTTCGATCCGGTTCGTCGTTCGATTCCTCCACTGACTCCGTCAGCGGAGTCTTCGAGCCTCTGAACCTTCCCTCCGGCGCCAGTGCCTTACTGGGAGGCATCACCAGCTCCTTCAACTGCCTCGACCGTCCCTACGCTACTACGCTGACCAGGACAACTCATCCGTGTCTTCCACGTGTGCCAACCCAACACTTTTCCCAAAAGGCGCCGTCGAACCTACCAGTACAGGTAATTCAGCTCATTATCCATAAAGTTAACATAGACGTAATAATCTACCT CTTCATGTGCGGCGAGGGTTCTGTGTTCGACCAGAAGGAGCTGGCTTGTGTAGCGGAGTCGTCCGCCATCCCCTGCCAGGAATCCTCCAACTACTACTACACCAACGAGCAGTTTGGAC GACCTGCCCCGACCTTTGATCGAGTGTCCCGCCCTTCACAGCCGGACTATATAAGGACGAGGCATAGCAGCCAGGTCATAGTCGGACGCACTTCGCACATGACAGACATGAAGGTTCTCGTTGTTG TTGCACTGGCAGCTGCCACCGTCGGCCAGCAGTTCCAGCTGCAACGGCAGTATGACACTGCCGTCCGCCTTGCCACTCCCGGGTTCTTCCAGCAGGGTGGAAGCTTCACCTCACCTTCCTTCCGCAACACAAATGGCCAACTGCAAGGCGATTCCTTCCAGAACTCTTTCCAAACTGCCACTTCAGACAGCAACAGCTTCCGTCAGTCTGGACTCTTCCAGAACAGCAACCAGCTCCAAAGGAATGCTGACACCAACACCAACCAGTTCCAGACTACTTCATTCCAGCAGAGTTCCTTCGACTCGAATGCCTTCCAGCAGAACAGCGGAAGTCCATTCCAGCAGAACTCAAACGCTCAGTCTGGCAACAGCTTCTTCCAGTCAGGTTCCAATCAGTTTGGTTCCGACAACCGATTCCAGACCAACACTAATCAGATCAATTCCAGAAGCAGATTCCAGTCCAGCTTCGACAACCAGAATTCCATCAACCGATTACAATCAAGCATCAACAACCAGGATTCCAACAACAGATTCCAATCCACCTTTAACAACCAGAATTCCAACAACCGATTCCAATCCACCTTCAACAACCAGGATTCCAACAACAGATTCCAGTCCACCTTCAACAACCAGGATTCCAGTAACCGTTTCTCCCAGAACTCTCAGTCCAGTTCCTTCCTTGAAACCGGTTCATCGTTTGATTCTTCCAGTGACTCTGTCAGCGGAGTCTTCGAGCCTCTGAACCTTCCCTCCGGCGCCAGTGCCTTACTGGGAAGCATCACCAGCTCCTTCAGCTGCCTCGACCGTCCCTACGGTTACTACGCTGACCAGGACAACTCATACCGTGTCTTCCACGTGTGCAACCCAACACTCTTCTCCAACGGCGCCGTCGAAACCTACCAGTACAG CTTCATGTGCGGCGAGGGTTCCGTGTTCGACCAGAAGGAGCTGGCTTGCGTAGCGGAGTCGTCCGCCATCCCCTGCCAGGAATCCACCAGCTACTTCTACACCAACGAGCAGTTTGGACGCCCTGAAGATAAATCATTTTAA